From a single Oceanobacillus kimchii X50 genomic region:
- a CDS encoding AbrB/MazE/SpoVT family DNA-binding domain-containing protein, producing the protein MKSTGIVRKVDELGRVVIPIELRRTLDIHEKDTMEIYVDNDKIVLKKYKPNMTCQITGEVSDENLSIANGNLVLSPAGAQILLEEIQSRFK; encoded by the coding sequence ATGAAATCAACTGGAATTGTACGTAAAGTCGATGAATTGGGCCGTGTAGTAATACCCATTGAATTACGTCGCACATTGGACATCCACGAAAAAGACACAATGGAGATCTATGTAGATAATGATAAAATTGTTCTCAAGAAATACAAACCTAATATGACTTGTCAAATTACTGGAGAAGTTTCCGATGAAAATTTGTCTATTGCAAATGGTAATTTAGTCCTCAGTCCAGCAGGTGCTCAAATTCTGTTGGAAGAAATACAGTCCCGTTTCAAATAA
- the ispE gene encoding 4-(cytidine 5'-diphospho)-2-C-methyl-D-erythritol kinase, with protein MIVMEKAPAKINLSLDVLHKRDDGYHDVEMVMTTIDLSDRIELQQLPKDEIQVALESRYVPSDERNLAYQAAKLFKNTYQIPYGVRIHIEKNIPVSAGLAGGSTDAAAVLRGLNRLFHVNAPLKDLATLGSNLGADVAFCVYGKTAIAKGFGDQIELLPSPPNCWVITARPDIGVSTRTIFERINLQNLHHPDTKKVLEALQQRDFYQICMSLGNALEDITFAIHPEVFRIKNAMLQAGADGAIMSGSGPTVFGLVQHFSKAQRIYNSMRGFCEDVQLVRILG; from the coding sequence GTGATTGTCATGGAGAAAGCACCTGCAAAGATTAATCTGTCTTTAGATGTTTTGCATAAACGAGATGATGGTTATCATGATGTTGAAATGGTGATGACAACCATTGATTTATCTGACCGAATCGAATTACAACAACTTCCTAAGGATGAGATTCAAGTTGCGTTGGAAAGCAGATATGTTCCCAGTGATGAACGAAATTTAGCTTACCAGGCAGCTAAATTATTTAAAAACACATATCAAATTCCATACGGAGTTCGTATCCATATTGAAAAAAACATTCCTGTATCTGCAGGTCTTGCTGGAGGGAGTACAGATGCTGCAGCTGTTTTACGAGGATTAAATCGCTTATTTCACGTAAATGCGCCTTTGAAAGATTTAGCAACATTAGGTTCAAACCTGGGGGCGGATGTAGCTTTTTGTGTATACGGAAAGACAGCAATCGCAAAAGGGTTCGGAGATCAAATTGAGTTGCTTCCATCACCACCAAACTGTTGGGTAATTACTGCAAGACCAGATATAGGAGTATCCACTAGAACGATTTTTGAACGGATTAATCTACAAAACCTTCATCATCCTGATACCAAAAAAGTTTTAGAGGCACTACAACAAAGAGATTTTTATCAAATTTGTATGAGTTTAGGAAACGCTTTGGAAGATATAACATTTGCGATTCATCCGGAGGTTTTCCGAATTAAGAATGCAATGCTACAAGCTGGTGCAGATGGAGCGATAATGAGTGGTAGCGGACCAACTGTATTTGGTCTAGTGCAACATTTCAGTAAAGCACAACGGATTTATAATAGTATGCGTGGTTTTTGTGAGGATGTACAATTGGTACGGATTTTAGGGTGA
- the glmU gene encoding bifunctional UDP-N-acetylglucosamine diphosphorylase/glucosamine-1-phosphate N-acetyltransferase GlmU, translated as MANRFAVILAAGQGTRMKSKLHKMLHPVAGRPMVQHVVDQLQQVNLNKIVTIVGFGAEKVKAQLGSSSEFAYQKEQLGTGHAVLQAEDLLKDEKGVTVVACGDTPLIRDETFEALIQYHEQTGAKASVLTTKVENPMGYGRVVRNDQDEVERIVEHKDANEGERLIQEINTGTYCFDNQALFAALKEVSNDNAQGEYYLPDVIKILRHQGDTVSAFLTPDFDETIGINDRIALAEAEKIMKKRINEEHMRNGVSIIDPEQTYIEPDVQIESDVILHPGTVLKGETIIRTGAEIGPHTELEDCEVGEETVIRHSVATSSKIGNRVNIGPFAHIRPASHVGNDTKVGNFVEIKKTTLGDHSKVSHLSYIGDADVGERVNVGCGTITVNYDGTNKYLTTIEDDAFIGCNSNLIAPVTVGKGSYVAAGSTITKNVPENALSIARARQTNKEEYASKFKK; from the coding sequence ATGGCGAATCGATTTGCTGTAATATTAGCAGCGGGGCAAGGGACTAGGATGAAATCAAAGCTACATAAAATGCTTCATCCAGTTGCTGGCAGACCAATGGTGCAACATGTCGTTGATCAGCTGCAACAGGTTAACTTAAATAAAATTGTTACTATTGTTGGATTTGGAGCAGAAAAGGTGAAGGCACAACTTGGCTCTTCAAGTGAATTTGCATATCAAAAGGAACAGCTAGGTACCGGCCATGCTGTTTTACAGGCAGAGGATCTATTGAAAGATGAAAAGGGTGTAACAGTTGTTGCTTGTGGAGATACACCTCTTATTCGTGATGAAACGTTCGAAGCACTGATTCAATATCATGAGCAAACAGGAGCTAAAGCAAGTGTTCTTACAACCAAAGTAGAAAACCCAATGGGATACGGTCGTGTCGTTAGAAATGATCAAGACGAGGTTGAGAGAATCGTTGAACATAAAGATGCCAATGAAGGTGAAAGATTAATTCAGGAAATTAATACGGGGACGTATTGTTTTGACAATCAAGCCTTATTTGCTGCTTTAAAAGAGGTTTCCAATGATAATGCACAAGGCGAATATTACTTACCTGATGTAATTAAGATATTGCGCCATCAAGGGGATACGGTTAGTGCGTTCTTGACTCCTGATTTTGATGAGACAATTGGAATAAATGATCGTATAGCACTTGCAGAAGCTGAAAAAATAATGAAAAAGCGCATTAATGAAGAACATATGCGCAATGGTGTCAGTATTATTGATCCTGAACAAACTTATATTGAACCGGATGTACAAATTGAATCAGATGTTATTCTCCATCCTGGAACAGTATTAAAGGGTGAAACAATTATTCGTACTGGGGCAGAAATCGGCCCGCATACTGAACTTGAGGATTGTGAAGTTGGAGAGGAAACTGTCATAAGACATAGTGTTGCTACAAGTAGTAAAATAGGGAATAGAGTAAATATTGGTCCATTTGCCCATATTAGACCAGCGTCACACGTGGGTAACGATACAAAGGTTGGAAATTTCGTAGAGATTAAGAAAACAACCCTAGGAGACCATAGTAAAGTATCTCATTTAAGCTATATTGGTGATGCTGACGTTGGAGAACGTGTTAATGTTGGCTGCGGAACCATTACAGTAAATTATGACGGTACGAATAAGTATTTAACTACAATTGAAGATGATGCATTTATTGGTTGTAATTCGAATCTAATTGCACCTGTAACGGTTGGAAAAGGTTCTTACGTAGCTGCCGGATCTACTATTACAAAAAATGTACCCGAAAATGCATTATCGATAGCAAGAGCAAGACAAACGAATAAGGAAGAATATGCATCTAAATTCAAAAAATAG
- the veg gene encoding biofilm formation stimulator Veg, with protein sequence MAKTLIEIKQGLECQVGQRLTLKANGGRRKTIERCGILAETYPSVFIVELDQDENAFERVSYSYADILTETVELNFLKEVQQ encoded by the coding sequence GTGGCAAAGACATTAATAGAAATTAAGCAAGGTCTTGAGTGTCAGGTAGGTCAACGATTAACACTCAAAGCAAATGGTGGACGGAGAAAGACGATTGAACGGTGTGGAATACTGGCAGAGACATACCCATCCGTTTTTATCGTAGAGCTTGATCAAGACGAAAATGCATTCGAACGTGTTTCCTATAGCTATGCAGACATACTAACAGAGACGGTAGAGTTGAATTTTCTAAAAGAAGTTCAACAATAA
- a CDS encoding G5 and 3D domain-containing protein: MMKLISRLSRSKQKLITSGIGVFVLILFSSFVMYEATKAEVVFAENGEEQTINTHKDTVGELLTELGVDVGKHDLLSHQLDALIQSGMTIDYVAAKDITIAIDGKEKDYSTTAETIAAFFEENNLMFTEDDQLSHKTSSKIEDGLHIDVITAFEVEIQNGNDNTTVMTTGGTVKEIIEKAGVSYDQDSKDKITPGLDEEVEKGDKIEVVRVTKEEKVVEETIDYETQTKEDSSLPKGEEKVITEGENGQVTKTYMVTMENGDEVDRELIDEVVKDSVAKVIAVGTKEPKAQQASSNHTNQSSKNASSGSNGKTLTMKASAFTASCSGCSGVTATGINLSSNPNMKIIAVDPNVIPLGTKVHVEGYGEAVAGDTGGNIVGNRIDVHVPSSSDAYAWGVRTVKVTILD; the protein is encoded by the coding sequence ATGATGAAGCTAATTTCAAGGTTATCAAGGTCGAAACAGAAATTGATAACATCAGGTATTGGTGTTTTTGTATTAATTCTTTTTTCGAGTTTTGTAATGTACGAAGCGACAAAAGCGGAAGTAGTATTTGCTGAAAACGGAGAAGAACAAACAATCAACACACACAAAGATACTGTTGGAGAGCTTCTGACCGAATTAGGAGTTGATGTTGGCAAACATGATCTCTTATCGCATCAATTGGATGCCTTGATTCAATCAGGAATGACAATTGATTATGTAGCTGCTAAAGATATAACCATTGCGATTGATGGCAAAGAAAAAGATTACAGTACAACTGCCGAAACGATTGCAGCATTTTTTGAGGAAAATAATCTAATGTTTACAGAAGACGATCAATTATCTCATAAAACTTCAAGTAAGATAGAAGATGGACTACACATAGATGTTATAACAGCCTTTGAGGTAGAGATTCAGAATGGAAATGACAACACAACTGTCATGACAACTGGCGGAACAGTTAAAGAAATTATAGAAAAGGCTGGGGTATCTTATGATCAAGACAGCAAAGATAAAATAACTCCTGGTTTAGATGAAGAAGTTGAAAAAGGAGACAAAATAGAAGTAGTTCGAGTAACAAAGGAAGAAAAAGTAGTCGAAGAAACAATTGATTATGAAACACAAACAAAAGAGGATAGCTCCTTGCCAAAGGGAGAAGAAAAAGTAATTACTGAGGGTGAAAATGGTCAAGTCACAAAAACATACATGGTTACGATGGAGAACGGGGATGAAGTAGACAGAGAACTTATTGACGAAGTTGTAAAAGACAGTGTAGCAAAAGTAATTGCAGTTGGAACAAAAGAACCTAAAGCTCAGCAAGCATCCAGCAATCATACCAATCAATCATCTAAGAATGCGAGTTCGGGTTCAAATGGAAAAACTTTAACAATGAAAGCTAGTGCTTTTACAGCTAGTTGTAGTGGTTGTTCTGGTGTTACTGCTACCGGCATTAATTTAAGTAGTAATCCCAATATGAAAATTATCGCAGTAGACCCTAACGTCATTCCACTTGGTACGAAAGTACATGTAGAAGGATATGGTGAAGCTGTTGCTGGAGATACGGGCGGCAATATTGTCGGCAATCGTATCGATGTGCATGTGCCATCTAGTTCTGATGCGTATGCATGGGGTGTACGCACTGTGAAAGTGACAATTTTAGATTAG
- a CDS encoding TatD family hydrolase, producing MLFDTHVHLNAKQFEDDREKTIQRAYDAGVKNMVVVGFDRETIPLAIEIAESYPAIYAAVGWHPVDAIDMTEEDLKWIEQLSFHPKVVAIGEMGLDYHWDKSPRDIQKEVFRKQIALAKKVNMPIIIHNREATEDIIKILQEENAKEIGGIMHCYNDSVKYVQDCLDMNFYISLGGPVTFKNAPLPKEVAKEVPLDRLLIETDAPFLAPHPNRGKRNEPAYVRLVAEQIASLRDMSVEEIGEITTRNARQFFNINE from the coding sequence ATGTTATTTGATACTCATGTACATTTAAATGCGAAACAATTTGAAGACGATCGTGAAAAAACTATTCAACGAGCGTATGATGCCGGCGTGAAGAATATGGTGGTTGTCGGGTTTGATCGAGAGACAATACCATTAGCAATAGAGATTGCAGAAAGCTATCCGGCTATTTATGCTGCAGTAGGTTGGCACCCTGTAGATGCTATTGATATGACTGAAGAAGATCTTAAATGGATTGAACAATTAAGTTTCCATCCAAAAGTGGTTGCCATTGGAGAAATGGGGCTTGACTATCATTGGGATAAATCACCAAGGGATATTCAAAAAGAAGTATTCCGTAAGCAAATAGCACTTGCAAAAAAAGTAAACATGCCGATAATTATTCATAATCGAGAAGCAACGGAAGATATTATAAAAATTTTACAAGAAGAAAATGCAAAAGAGATTGGCGGAATTATGCATTGTTACAATGATTCGGTCAAATATGTACAAGATTGTTTGGACATGAATTTCTATATTTCTTTAGGTGGACCTGTAACCTTTAAGAACGCACCGCTTCCAAAAGAAGTTGCAAAAGAAGTTCCTTTAGACCGTTTATTAATTGAAACAGATGCGCCGTTTCTAGCTCCTCATCCAAATCGAGGAAAAAGAAATGAGCCTGCTTATGTTCGATTAGTCGCCGAACAAATTGCTTCTTTAAGAGATATGAGTGTAGAAGAAATTGGTGAAATTACTACTAGGAATGCAAGACAATTTTTTAATATTAACGAATAA
- the purR gene encoding pur operon repressor: MKRSNRLVVLTDYFLENPRKHIKLTHFVELCNTTKSSISEDLDIIHDVFQQQGMGYLQRTTGAGGGVHYIPEFTSEKSEAFITELQRQLEDPVRILPGGYLYMSDILGDPKMVREIGRVFASRFSNLEIDAIVTVATKGIPLAYAVASFLSVPVVIARRDPKVTEGSSVSINYVSGSSRKIQTMVLPKRSLKEGSNVCIIDDFMMAGGTIAGIKSLLEEFNATVKAIGVLAEAEDEEERIVNDYTSLIKISHVDLQNNTITILPGNYNN, encoded by the coding sequence GTGAAAAGAAGTAATCGATTAGTAGTTTTGACAGATTATTTCCTGGAAAATCCAAGAAAGCACATTAAACTAACTCATTTTGTAGAGCTTTGTAATACAACGAAGTCCTCGATTAGTGAAGATTTAGATATCATTCATGACGTATTTCAGCAGCAAGGAATGGGATATTTACAACGAACCACTGGAGCTGGTGGTGGAGTACATTATATACCAGAATTTACTTCTGAAAAAAGTGAAGCATTTATAACGGAACTGCAACGTCAACTAGAAGACCCAGTCCGTATTTTGCCAGGTGGATATCTTTATATGAGTGATATATTAGGAGATCCAAAAATGGTTCGTGAAATTGGAAGAGTGTTTGCTTCTCGTTTTTCCAATTTAGAAATAGATGCAATTGTAACGGTAGCAACCAAAGGAATTCCCTTAGCGTATGCTGTTGCCTCATTTTTAAGTGTGCCAGTAGTGATCGCCAGAAGAGATCCAAAAGTTACGGAAGGATCATCTGTTAGTATTAATTACGTATCTGGTTCATCTCGTAAGATACAAACAATGGTATTACCTAAGCGTAGTTTAAAAGAAGGATCGAATGTCTGTATCATTGATGATTTTATGATGGCAGGAGGAACAATTGCTGGGATAAAGAGTTTACTGGAAGAATTTAATGCAACAGTAAAAGCAATTGGTGTATTAGCAGAAGCTGAAGATGAGGAAGAAAGAATTGTTAATGACTATACTTCTTTAATAAAAATTTCGCATGTAGATCTACAAAATAATACAATTACGATATTACCAGGTAACTATAACAATTAG
- the yabG gene encoding sporulation peptidase YabG, whose product MVIANGELVTRKSYEHDLLFRVIEIKKDIAVLHGEDMRLAADAPLNDLTKVDQREKKRRKEQEKEKQETSYRLFRQDYQLMKEKRNYEATEGYSNAANYFQLPAKVLHMDGDANYLRKCIQLYQRIGLQVHGVHLTEVQMPEEINDLLERIQPDILVITGHDAYSKNKGLKNDLRAYRHSKYFVETVREARRVVPNLDQLIIFAGACQSHFESIIRAGANFASSPSRVNIHALDPVYIVAKIAYTPFMESVSVWEALRNTLTGERGLGGIETKGLLRTGMPFVEDSNEEEM is encoded by the coding sequence ATGGTTATTGCAAATGGAGAGCTGGTGACACGAAAGTCATATGAACATGATTTATTATTTCGTGTAATAGAGATTAAAAAAGATATCGCTGTTTTGCATGGAGAGGATATGCGATTAGCTGCAGACGCCCCTCTTAATGATTTAACAAAAGTAGATCAGCGAGAGAAAAAGAGAAGAAAAGAACAGGAAAAAGAAAAGCAAGAAACATCGTATAGATTATTTAGGCAAGATTATCAGTTAATGAAGGAAAAACGAAATTATGAGGCAACCGAAGGGTATTCGAATGCAGCCAATTATTTTCAATTACCTGCGAAAGTATTGCATATGGATGGAGATGCAAACTATTTACGAAAATGTATACAATTATATCAACGAATAGGATTACAAGTTCACGGGGTGCATTTAACAGAAGTGCAAATGCCAGAAGAAATTAATGATCTATTGGAACGTATTCAACCAGATATACTTGTTATTACAGGTCATGATGCATATTCAAAAAACAAGGGATTAAAGAATGATTTGCGTGCATATCGGCATTCAAAGTATTTCGTGGAAACAGTAAGGGAAGCAAGAAGAGTGGTCCCTAACCTTGATCAGTTAATTATTTTTGCGGGCGCATGTCAGTCACATTTTGAATCCATTATTCGCGCTGGTGCCAATTTTGCTAGCTCCCCTTCGAGAGTAAATATCCATGCGTTAGATCCTGTTTATATTGTTGCCAAAATAGCATATACACCTTTTATGGAGAGTGTATCGGTTTGGGAAGCACTTAGAAACACGTTAACAGGAGAAAGAGGATTAGGTGGTATCGAAACGAAAGGTTTATTACGAACGGGTATGCCTTTTGTAGAGGATAGTAATGAAGAGGAAATGTAA
- the rsmA gene encoding 16S rRNA (adenine(1518)-N(6)/adenine(1519)-N(6))-dimethyltransferase RsmA, with protein sequence MTTKYIATPSKTKEILGKYHFTFKKSLGQNFLVDVSVLQNIIRHAGITKDTAAIEIGPGIGALTEQLAIHADKVVAFEIDQRLLPILEDTLGEYSNVFVIHQDILKADVTQVIAEHFQEGQEVHVVANLPYYITTPILMKLIRDRLPVTSLTVMIQKEVADRMSGKPNSKSYGSLSLAVQYYSEAKVVMNVPKQVFMPQPNVDSSILQLTIRQQPPVDVTDEDFFFEIIQASFAQRRKTLKNNLSRFFKGVHDKEKIEHILQEAGVDGIRRGESLTMDEFAQVANSFYQYQELK encoded by the coding sequence ATGACGACCAAATACATCGCAACTCCTTCTAAAACGAAGGAAATTTTAGGTAAATATCATTTCACATTTAAAAAAAGTTTAGGACAGAACTTTTTAGTGGATGTTTCGGTTTTACAAAATATCATCCGCCATGCAGGTATTACAAAAGATACTGCTGCAATTGAAATTGGTCCAGGAATTGGAGCATTGACGGAGCAGTTGGCAATACATGCGGATAAAGTTGTTGCATTTGAAATTGACCAACGACTATTGCCTATATTAGAAGATACATTGGGTGAATATTCGAATGTATTTGTGATCCACCAAGATATTTTAAAGGCGGATGTGACACAAGTTATTGCAGAACATTTTCAAGAAGGTCAAGAAGTTCATGTCGTGGCAAATTTACCGTATTACATTACGACTCCTATTTTAATGAAATTAATTCGTGACCGGTTACCAGTAACAAGTTTAACAGTCATGATTCAAAAAGAAGTAGCAGATCGAATGTCTGGCAAACCGAATTCGAAAAGCTATGGTTCCTTAAGTCTTGCAGTACAATATTATAGCGAGGCAAAAGTAGTAATGAATGTACCAAAGCAAGTATTTATGCCACAACCGAATGTCGATTCAAGTATATTGCAACTAACTATCCGGCAACAGCCTCCTGTAGATGTTACCGATGAAGATTTCTTTTTTGAAATTATCCAAGCAAGCTTTGCACAGCGCCGTAAAACATTAAAAAATAATCTCTCCCGCTTTTTTAAAGGAGTTCATGATAAAGAGAAAATTGAACACATATTACAAGAAGCAGGGGTTGATGGGATTCGAAGAGGCGAGTCACTGACCATGGACGAATTCGCACAAGTAGCAAATTCGTTTTATCAATACCAAGAACTTAAATAA
- the metG gene encoding methionine--tRNA ligase — MARENAFYITTPIYYPSGKLHIGNAYTTIACDVMARYKRMRGFDVFYLTGSDEHGQKIEQKAKEMNISPKAYVDDMAEGMKKLWNTLEISNDKFIRTTEEQHKKVVADIFERFLEQGDIYLDEYEGWYSVPDETFYTETQLEDVERDADGNVIGGKSPDSGHPVELIKEESYFFRMSKYADRLLKFYEDNPGFIQPESRKNEMINNFIKPGLEDLAVSRTTFSWGVQVPSNPKHVVYVWIDALTNYITALGYGTDDTSLYDKFWPADVHMVGKEIVRFHTIYWPIMLMALDLPLPKKVFAHGWLLMKDGKMSKSKGNVVYPEMLVERYGLDALRYYLMREVAFGSDGVFTPEDFISRVNYDLANDLGNLLNRTVAMINKYFDGKVPEFKGEVTSVDGELQTIANNAVEEYEKQMEGMQFSDALKQVWILISRANKYIDETEPWILAKDEGRRNELASVMVHLAESLHAAALMLQPFLTHAPKKIAEQLGLGEEYGLDWNTIGFGNFPKNTTVVKKGTPIFPRLDLDEEAAYIREQMANGAKGTTSEDKAGDWDPNETDLISEKEKQIKYDVFDKVELKVAEVKDCSKVEGADKLLKFRLDAGDKGDRQILSGIAEYYSEPEQLIGKKVVIVANLKPRKMRGEISQGMILSAEYDGKLQIVEAPSEAPNGSSIS, encoded by the coding sequence ATGGCAAGAGAAAATGCATTTTATATAACGACGCCAATATACTATCCTAGTGGAAAGTTACATATTGGAAATGCGTATACTACAATCGCATGTGATGTAATGGCACGATATAAACGCATGCGTGGATTTGACGTTTTTTATTTAACAGGTAGTGATGAGCATGGACAAAAAATAGAACAAAAAGCGAAAGAGATGAATATTTCTCCAAAAGCCTATGTAGATGATATGGCTGAAGGGATGAAAAAATTATGGAATACGTTAGAAATTAGTAATGATAAATTTATTCGTACAACAGAAGAACAACATAAAAAAGTAGTCGCGGATATATTTGAACGATTCTTAGAACAAGGTGATATTTACTTAGATGAGTATGAAGGATGGTATTCGGTTCCTGATGAGACATTCTATACTGAAACGCAGTTAGAGGATGTTGAAAGAGATGCCGATGGAAATGTTATCGGCGGTAAGTCTCCAGATAGTGGACATCCAGTAGAATTAATTAAAGAGGAATCTTATTTCTTCCGGATGAGTAAATATGCGGATCGCTTGTTAAAATTCTATGAGGACAATCCAGGATTTATCCAACCAGAATCTCGAAAAAATGAAATGATTAATAACTTTATTAAACCGGGTTTAGAGGATCTAGCAGTTTCTCGTACAACATTTAGCTGGGGGGTACAGGTTCCAAGCAATCCAAAACACGTTGTATATGTATGGATTGATGCACTTACCAACTATATTACAGCTTTAGGATATGGTACAGATGATACTTCCCTTTATGACAAATTTTGGCCAGCGGATGTGCATATGGTTGGAAAAGAGATCGTACGATTCCACACTATTTATTGGCCGATTATGTTAATGGCTCTAGACTTACCTCTACCAAAAAAAGTCTTTGCCCATGGCTGGCTTTTAATGAAAGATGGAAAAATGTCGAAATCAAAAGGGAATGTCGTTTATCCAGAAATGCTTGTCGAACGTTATGGTTTAGACGCGTTGCGTTACTACCTCATGCGTGAAGTTGCTTTTGGTAGCGATGGAGTTTTTACACCGGAAGATTTTATTTCTCGAGTAAATTACGATTTAGCAAATGATCTTGGAAACTTATTAAATCGCACAGTGGCGATGATTAACAAGTATTTTGATGGAAAGGTGCCTGAATTTAAAGGTGAAGTAACGAGTGTTGATGGTGAATTACAAACAATTGCAAATAACGCCGTCGAAGAATATGAAAAACAAATGGAAGGCATGCAATTTAGTGATGCATTAAAACAAGTTTGGATCTTAATTTCGAGAGCGAACAAATATATTGATGAAACAGAGCCTTGGATATTAGCAAAAGATGAAGGTCGTAGAAATGAGTTAGCAAGTGTAATGGTTCATTTAGCAGAAAGTTTACATGCGGCTGCACTTATGTTACAACCGTTCTTAACTCATGCACCGAAGAAAATTGCAGAACAACTTGGTCTAGGAGAAGAATATGGATTAGATTGGAATACAATTGGTTTCGGCAATTTCCCAAAAAATACAACCGTTGTTAAGAAAGGTACACCAATCTTTCCTCGTCTTGATTTGGATGAAGAAGCTGCGTATATTCGTGAACAAATGGCTAATGGCGCAAAAGGTACTACTTCAGAAGATAAGGCTGGCGACTGGGATCCTAATGAGACTGACCTTATATCTGAAAAAGAAAAACAGATTAAATATGATGTATTTGATAAGGTTGAGCTGAAAGTGGCTGAAGTTAAAGATTGTAGTAAAGTAGAAGGCGCAGATAAGCTATTAAAATTCCGATTAGACGCTGGAGATAAAGGAGATCGACAAATACTTTCTGGTATAGCTGAATACTACTCAGAACCGGAGCAATTAATCGGGAAAAAAGTTGTCATCGTCGCTAATTTGAAGCCACGTAAAATGCGTGGAGAAATTAGTCAAGGTATGATATTATCAGCGGAATACGACGGCAAACTACAAATTGTCGAAGCACCAAGTGAAGCCCCTAATGGTTCGTCAATTTCTTAA
- the spoVG gene encoding septation regulator SpoVG: MEVTDVRLRRVNTEGRMRAIASITLDQEFVVHDIRVIDGNNGLFVAMPSKRTPDGEFRDIAHPINSGTRSKIQEAVLAEYQKAGEDEVNYEEAGAS, encoded by the coding sequence ATGGAAGTGACTGACGTTAGATTACGCCGCGTAAATACAGAAGGAAGAATGCGAGCGATTGCATCAATCACGTTAGACCAAGAGTTTGTTGTCCATGATATACGCGTAATCGACGGTAATAATGGACTATTTGTGGCTATGCCATCAAAACGAACTCCAGATGGTGAATTTAGGGACATAGCACACCCTATTAACTCCGGAACCCGTTCTAAAATCCAAGAAGCTGTATTAGCGGAATATCAAAAGGCGGGCGAAGATGAAGTAAACTACGAAGAAGCAGGTGCTTCATAA
- the rnmV gene encoding ribonuclease M5, with translation MRVKEIIVVEGRDDTARIQLAVDADTIETNGSAINKQTLEKIRHAKEKRGVIIFTDPDYPGERIRNIINEHIPGCKHAFLPKEEAKNNKSDRASLGIEHASVEAIQKALEHVYELEEMKTSDINKADLIDYGLIGGKKASERRERLGKRLKIGHTNGKQLLKRLTQFQISKKQLDEAMELIDQEVQHDDQIHRNSF, from the coding sequence ATGAGAGTGAAGGAAATAATTGTGGTAGAAGGCAGGGATGATACAGCTCGAATCCAATTAGCAGTCGATGCGGATACAATTGAAACGAATGGTTCAGCGATAAACAAACAAACATTGGAAAAAATTCGTCATGCTAAAGAAAAACGTGGAGTAATTATATTTACGGATCCTGATTACCCGGGCGAACGTATTCGTAATATTATTAATGAACATATCCCAGGATGTAAACATGCTTTTTTACCAAAAGAAGAAGCCAAAAATAATAAATCTGACCGTGCGAGTTTAGGAATTGAACATGCCAGTGTAGAAGCAATACAAAAAGCGTTGGAACATGTATATGAATTAGAGGAAATGAAAACAAGTGATATCAATAAGGCGGACCTTATTGATTATGGACTAATTGGTGGAAAAAAGGCAAGTGAACGCCGTGAAAGGTTAGGGAAACGATTGAAAATCGGACACACTAACGGTAAGCAATTATTAAAGCGACTCACACAGTTCCAAATTAGTAAAAAACAGTTAGATGAAGCTATGGAATTAATAGATCAGGAGGTTCAACATGACGACCAAATACATCGCAACTCCTTCTAA
- a CDS encoding small, acid-soluble spore protein, alpha/beta type, translated as MGRRGIMSTQMKEEIAKELGFYDTVKQEGWGGIKSRDAGNMVKRAIEIAEQQMRGKS; from the coding sequence ATGGGAAGACGTGGAATTATGTCAACGCAAATGAAAGAGGAAATAGCTAAGGAGTTAGGGTTTTACGATACGGTAAAGCAAGAAGGTTGGGGAGGCATTAAATCAAGAGATGCCGGAAATATGGTGAAGCGAGCAATAGAGATCGCTGAGCAACAGATGAGAGGCAAATCCTAA